The following coding sequences are from one Strix uralensis isolate ZFMK-TIS-50842 chromosome 6, bStrUra1, whole genome shotgun sequence window:
- the RUFY4 gene encoding RUN and FYVE domain-containing protein 4, whose amino-acid sequence MAGDGELNRIIKDLQKTVAELNRSYREQNLPVTDGSRELHSLCAQLEFLLQFDLKEKRSFFGQRKDYWDFLCQGLARRRQEHEGVRFVTSLDKLKTPVGRGRAFLRYCLVHRQLAESLQLCLLDPESLREWYYARSPFLSPQRRAEILGSLYELDSVTFHLALCRADLDTAWPMFSETLVRPSPVARSSSATMAQQTDNTDTGEHGWPNGITHPTVAPHGVPGHPCPPTLTALQAGGVELEDLEVKKDMEEEDEEEVEKDEEKDEEEDEEEVEDVEVDVDVDEDVEKEEDVEEEVEEELEENEKKMEDVDVEDLEYTHGASKAPHPDGDGEPGTPPPPGMGCMPGSLPPVPGQPGGTEASLRALVSQLQTELGQREAASRVLVARLAREEWRHRRQEESSAQQAQLQAHEAEALRETNIFLRQALAAAVAAGGPGELARMQEEARGWRVVAEERGAQLAGALAEAAALASHLKDCQAALVAAGRTDTLKDAGAADEVATVEEVLRQALELAHSHQEPLLDPQAEGEPSTAADMAMRLATLAAAAQKEAWQSRQQLQAQRQEVMRLQEQLSRAQQDGERWASALQRAQREALEREAMRGTEQARQQELIRDMKGRLLELLREKDALWQKTEGIDTPMPSPAPRDVGLCARCRKDFRLLSRRYNCRLCQGKVCHACSVDVGKQGRCCLLCYQQRHPQAT is encoded by the exons ATGGCAGGGGACGGGGAGCTCAACCGCATCATCAAGGACCTGCAGA AGACCGTGGCCGAGCTGAACCGCAGCTACCGGGAGCAGAACCTGCCAGTGACAGATGGGAGCCGGGAGCTGCACAGCCTATGTGCCCAGCTGGAGTTCCTCCTCCAG TTCGACCTCAAGGAGAAGAGGAGCTTCTTTGGGCAGCGCAAGGACTATTGGGACTTCTTATGCCAGGGCCTGGCACGGCGCCGGCAGGAGCATGAGGGTGTTCGCTTTGTCACTTCCCTGGACAAG CTGAAGACCCCCGTGGGCAGGGGCCGAGCCTTCCTGCGGTACTGCCTGGTGCACCGGCAGCTGGCAGAGTCCCTACAGCTCTGTCTCCTCGACCCTGAGAGCCTCCG AGAGTGGTACTACGCCCGCAGCCCCTTCCTGAGCCCCCAGCGCCGGGCCGAGATCCTGGGCAGCCTCTACGAGCTGGACAGTGTCACCTTCCACCTAGCTCTGTGCAGGGCTGACCTGGACACCGCCTGGCCCATGTTCTCCGA GACACTGGTACGGCCCAGCCCAGTGGCCAGAAGCAGCTCAGCAACGATGGCCCAGCAGACAGACAATACCGACACTGGGGAGCATGGATGGCCCAATGGCATCACCCATCCCACCGTGGCACCCCATGGGGTGCCAGGCCATCCGTGCCCACCCACCCTGACTGCCCTGCAGGCAGGGGGTGTAGAGCTGGAGGATCTGGAGGTGAAGAAGGACATggaagaagaggatgaagaggaggtggagaaggatgaggagaaggatgaggaggaggatgaggaggaggtggaggatgTGGAGGTGGATGTGGATGTGGATGAGGAcgtggagaaggaggaggatgtgGAAGAGGAGGTTGAAGAGGAGTTGGAGGAGAATGAGAAGAAGATGGAGGATGTGGATGTAGAGGACCTGGAGTATACACATGGGGCTAGCAAAGCACCTCATCCCGATGGTGATGGGGAGCCTGGCACACCCCCACCGCCCGGCATGGGGTGCATGCCAGGCTCCCTGCCACCAGTGCCTGGACAGCCGGGTGGGACAGAGGCGTCCCTGCGGGCACTGGTGTCCCAGCTGCAGACCGAGCTGGGGCAGCGGGAGGCGGCATCGCGGGTGCTGGTGGCCCGGCTGGCACGGGAGGAGTGGCGGCACCGGCGGCAGGAGGAAAGCAGTGCCCAGCAGGCCCAGCTGCAGGCACACGAGGCTGAGGCGCTGCGGGAGACCAACATCTTCCTCAGGCAGGCACTGGCAGCGGCGGTGGCAGCAGGGGGCCCAGGGGAGCTGGCGCGGATGCAGGAGGAGGCACGGGGCTGGCGGGTGGTGGCAGAGGAGCGGGGTGCCCAGCTGGCTGGGGCGCTGGCAGAGGCGGCAGCGCTGGCCTCACACCTGAAGGACTGCCAGGCGGCACTGGTGGCAGCGGGACGGACGGACACGCTGAAGGATGCTGGTGCCGCAGATGAGGTGGCCACCGTAGAGGAGGTGCTGCGGCAGGCACTGGAGCTCGCCCACAGTCACCAAGAGCCCCTGCTGGACCCCCAGGCAGAGGGGGAGCCCAGCACGGCCGCTGACATGGCCATG CGCTTGGCCACCCTGGCCGCTGCGGCGCAGAAGGAGGCCTGGCAGAGCCGGCAGCAGCTCCAGGCTCAGCGGCAGGAGGTGATGCGGCTTCAGGAACAGCTCAGCAG GGCCCAGCAGGACGGGGAGCGCTGGGCATCAGCACTGCAGCGGGCGCAGCGGGAGGCCCTGGAGCGGGAGGCCATGCGCGGCACCGAGCAGGCGCGGCAGCAGGAGCTCATCCGCGACATGAAGGGgcggctgctggagctgctgcg GGAGAAGGATGCCTTGTGGCAGAAGACAGAGGGCATTGACACCCCGATGCCCAGCCCGGCACCCCGCGATGTAGGGCTCTGTGCCCGCTGCCGCAAGGATTTCCGCCTCCTCTCCCGACGGTACAACTGCAG GCTGTGCCAGGGCAAGGTGTGCCACGCGTGCTCTGTGGACGTGGGCAAGCAGGGACGCTGCTGTCTGCTTTGCTATCAGCAAAGGCACCCACAGGCTACATGA
- the LOC141945389 gene encoding C-X-C chemokine receptor type 2-like: protein MESFSFNGDFSNLFSLYNYTYDYSTAMPDTAISSAPCRPDGSALNKYLVVVIYCFVFILSVVGNGLVVLVVTSSHTNRSVTDVYLLNLAVADLLFALSLPLWAAYRAHEWVFGTVMCKAISVLQEANFYSGILLLACISVDRYLAIVYATRAATEKRHWVKFVCLGIWVFSVLLSLPVLLFREAFPSPSNGTVCYERIGGEDTAKWRVVLRVLPQTFGFALPLLVMLFCYGVTIHTLLQTKNAQKQRAMKVIFAVVLVFLICWLPYNITLVSDTLMRTRAIAETCERRNRIDTALSVTQVLGFAHSCINPIIYAFIGQKFRNSFLKILAQRGLISKDAVARYGRTSYASTSGNTSTTL, encoded by the coding sequence ATGGAGTCCTTCTCCTTCAACGGGGATTTCTCCAACCTCTTCTCCCTCTACAACTACACCTATGACTACAGCACGGCCATGCCTGACACTGCTATCTCCTCTGCCCCATGCCGGCCCGATGGATCTGCCCTCAACAAGTACCTGGTGGTGGTGATCTACTGCTTTGTCTTCATCCTAAGCGTGGTGGGGAatgggctggtggtgctggtggtgacCTCCAGCCATACCAACCGCTCCGTCACCGATGTCTACCTGCTCAACCTGGCTGTGGCAGACCTGCTCTTCGCCCTCAGCCTGCCGCTCTGGGCTGCCTACCGAGCCCACGAGTGGGTCTTTGGCACTGTGATGTGCAAAGCCATCTCTGTGCTGCAGGAGGCCAACTTCTACAGCGGCATCCTGCTGCTGGCCTGCATCAGCGTGGACCGCTACCTGGCCATCGTCTATGCCACCCGGGCTGCCACCGAGAAGAGGCACTGGGTGAAGTTTGTCTGCTTGGGCATCTGGGTCTTCTCcgtgctgctctccctgcctgtgctgctcttccGTGAGGCTTTCCCCTCGCCCAGCAATGGCACCGTGTGCTATGAGCGCATCGGCGGCGAGGACACTGCCAAGTGGCGGGTGGTGCTGCGGGTCCTGCCGCAGACCTTTGGCTTCGCCCTGCCCCTCCTGGTGATGCTCTTCTGCTACGGCGTTACCATCCACACCCTCTTGCAGACCAAGAATGCCCAGAAGCAGCGGGCCATGAAGGTCATCTTTGCCGTGGTGCTGGTCTTCCTCATCTGCTGGCTGCCCTACAACATCACGCTGGTGAGCGACACCCTCATGAGGACACGGGCCATCGCCGAGACCTGCGAGAGGAGGAACCGCATCGACACAGCCCTCTCCGTCACACAGGTCCTGGGCTTCGCCCACAGCTGCATCAACCCCATCATTTACGCCTTCATCGGGCAGAAGTTTCGCAACAGCTTCCTCAAGATCCTGGCCCAGCGTGGGCTCATCAGCAAGGATGCCGTGGCCCGCTACGGTCGCACCTCCTACGCCTCCACCTCTGGAAACACCTCCACCACCCTCTGA